A section of the Hevea brasiliensis isolate MT/VB/25A 57/8 chromosome 17, ASM3005281v1, whole genome shotgun sequence genome encodes:
- the LOC110639263 gene encoding DNA damage-repair/toleration protein DRT100-like — MATFLYITLITFLATASAVNSCPPSDRAALLAFKADLHEPYLGIFNSWTGTDCCHDWYGVSCDPETHRVADINLRGESEDPIFGKAGRSGYMTGTISPSICKLERLSSLTIADWKGISGEIPRCITSLPFLRILDLIGNRLSGDLPADIGRLQRLTVLNVADNLISGEIPRSLTNLSRLMHLDLRGNRISGPLPRNFGRLRMLSRALLSHNYISGSIPSSISKIYRLADLDLSLNRLSGAIPPSLGRMAVLATLNLDANKLSGLIPASLFNSGISNLNLSKNAFEGYLPDVFSAGSYFTVLDLSYNNFRGSIPKSLSTASYIGHLDLSHNHLCGKIPLGSPFDHLEASSFAYNDCLCGKPLKAC, encoded by the coding sequence ATGGCCACCTTCTTATACATTACGTTGATAACGTTTTTAGCCACCGCTTCCGCCGTTAATAGCTGCCCTCCTTCTGACCGTGCCGCCTTGCTGGCCTTCAAAGCAGATCTACACGAGCCTTACTTGGGCATCTTCAATTCTTGGACCGGCACCGATTGCTGCCATGATTGGTACGGCGTCAGCTGCGACCCAGAGACCCACCGGGTTGCGGATATAAACCTCCGAGGTGAGTCCGAAGACCCCATCTTTGGAAAAGCTGGCAGATCCGGTTACATGACCGGTACAATCTCCCCTTCCATCTGTAAGCTAGAGCGCCTTTCGAGTCTCACAATAGCAGATTGGAAAGGGATCTCCGGGGAGATCCCCCGCTGCATCACTTCACTTCCTTTTCTACGGATTCTTGATTTAATCGGGAATCGGCTTTCCGGTGATCTTCCTGCTGACATAGGACGGTTACAGAGATTAACCGTGCTGAATGTCGCCGATAATCTTATATCCGGTGAGATCCCTCGTTCTTTGACGAATCTTTCTAGATTGATGCACCTGGATTTGCGTGGCAACCGAATCTCAGGTCCACTTCCTCGAAATTTCGGACGTCTGAGGATGTTGAGCCGCGCTTTGCTCAGCCACAATTATATTAGCGGGTCAATACCGAGTTCTATTTCGAAAATTTACCGTCTTGCTGATCTGGATCTTTCATTGAATAGACTATCGGGTGCTATACCTCCTTCTCTAGGTAGAATGGCGGTATTAGCAACACTAAATTTGGACGCTAACAAACTTTCAGGGCTTATACCGGCAAGCTTGTTTAATTCCGgtattagcaatttaaatttgAGCAAGAACGCATTCGAGGGATATTTGCCGGATGTTTTTAGTGCGGGCTCCTACTTTACGGTTCTTGATTTATCGTATAATAATTTTCGAGGGTCAATACCGAAATCTTTATCGACGGCATCGTATATCGGACACTTGGATCTCAGTCACAACCACCTATGTGGGAAAATTCCACTAGGCTCTCCGTTCGATCATCTTGAAGCGTCATCGTTTGCTTATAATGATTGCCTCTGCGGAAAACCACTTAAAGCTTGCTAG